A single window of Thalassoroseus pseudoceratinae DNA harbors:
- a CDS encoding peroxiredoxin, producing MSVRVGKPAPEFEVTAYNRDKDGTDDEFSTVSLGDFKGKWVCLFFYPRDFTFVCPTEIVSFNQNLDEFDDRDCVVLTASTDSEYSHKGWCASHEDLAKMKYPMLADPGHTLSEAFGVFDDEKGLAYRGIFLIDPNGIVRWMAVHDLGVGRNVDETLRVLDALQTDKLCPCNWKQGEETLN from the coding sequence ATGAGTGTCCGCGTCGGCAAACCTGCCCCCGAATTCGAAGTAACCGCTTACAACCGTGACAAGGACGGGACGGACGATGAGTTTTCAACCGTCTCCCTGGGGGACTTCAAAGGCAAATGGGTTTGCCTGTTCTTCTACCCCCGCGACTTCACCTTCGTCTGCCCGACCGAAATCGTGTCGTTCAATCAAAATCTCGACGAGTTCGACGATCGCGATTGTGTCGTGCTGACCGCCAGCACCGACAGCGAATATTCACACAAAGGTTGGTGTGCATCGCACGAAGATTTGGCGAAGATGAAGTACCCCATGCTCGCCGATCCCGGCCACACGCTTTCCGAAGCGTTCGGCGTGTTCGATGACGAAAAAGGCTTGGCCTACCGGGGTATCTTCCTGATCGACCCGAACGGCATCGTGCGTTGGATGGCTGTGCACGATCTCGGTGTCGGCCGAAATGTCGACGAAACATTGCGAGTGCTCGACGCTCTCCAAACCGACAAACTTTGCCCCTGCAACTGGAAGCAAGGCGAAGAAACGTTGAACTAA
- a CDS encoding adenylate/guanylate cyclase domain-containing protein — protein sequence MTGTDKIQSCTLEYEIAGEPRQRVLSQAVVTMGRAANCDMVFPDSVAGMSRHHATLLVIGGKWRVKDAGSRNGTFVNQSPVAEQTLKDGDVINLGPLAIVFRTGDASSKSTPKSTRREQAESSVRFEDGPAPNVSMSIDLTSMLRMVGSGGESANVGGGRLESLEASAVPIDEDGPLSTVGASGPLGIELFSRLGEALAKTDALEQMLEGILDLVFQHVPAQRGLICLIDDKTNELIPQAMKIRGREPSDKKSVPFGISRSITDEAIRMQRSLLVGDATSDSRFAEAKSIHSFDIKAAMCVPLYNKGNVDGVIYIDTVGNRERFLQSHLELVTAMSLFSAVALEQARLREEIAAEQVKRQRLSRYHPAAVVEQILARADDQEMMAEDRVVSVLFADLCGFTTLSEKLKPADVVRLLNTVFEMLSECVFLHKGTLDKFMGDGMLAFFGAPLEQPQHALHAVKAALQMQLEIQRYNAANPDQPDIGIRVGINSGPAVVGDIGSLTRKDYTVIGDTVNVASRLESSVAKPGQVVVGPGTEQLVGRKVVTQPLVPIQLKGRVEPVTPYLAIRTRSEYDTNEIDVAVEP from the coding sequence TTGACCGGTACCGATAAAATTCAATCTTGCACGCTGGAATACGAGATCGCCGGAGAGCCGCGGCAGCGAGTTCTCTCACAGGCGGTGGTCACGATGGGACGGGCCGCCAACTGTGATATGGTCTTCCCGGACAGTGTCGCCGGAATGAGCCGCCATCACGCGACGTTACTGGTGATCGGCGGAAAGTGGCGTGTCAAAGATGCCGGCAGCCGAAACGGGACTTTTGTCAATCAGTCGCCCGTGGCCGAGCAAACTCTTAAAGACGGCGATGTGATCAACCTGGGACCGCTTGCGATCGTCTTTCGCACGGGCGATGCCAGTTCCAAGAGCACTCCGAAATCGACCCGCCGTGAGCAAGCCGAGAGCAGCGTGCGTTTTGAGGACGGACCGGCTCCAAACGTGAGCATGTCGATCGACTTAACGAGCATGCTGCGGATGGTTGGATCCGGAGGCGAGTCGGCGAACGTCGGTGGCGGGCGGCTGGAAAGTTTGGAAGCCAGTGCGGTGCCCATCGACGAAGATGGCCCATTGAGTACCGTAGGGGCGTCGGGACCGCTGGGAATTGAGTTGTTCAGCCGACTCGGTGAAGCGCTCGCCAAAACCGATGCCCTGGAACAGATGCTCGAAGGCATTCTCGATCTGGTCTTCCAGCATGTGCCCGCTCAGCGTGGTCTGATTTGCTTGATCGATGACAAGACCAACGAGCTGATCCCCCAGGCCATGAAGATCCGTGGCCGTGAACCGAGTGACAAGAAGTCCGTTCCCTTTGGGATCAGTCGAAGCATCACCGACGAGGCGATTCGGATGCAACGCTCCTTGTTGGTGGGCGATGCCACAAGCGATTCGCGTTTTGCCGAAGCCAAAAGTATTCATAGCTTCGACATCAAAGCCGCAATGTGCGTGCCTCTATACAACAAGGGAAACGTCGACGGTGTGATCTACATCGATACCGTTGGCAATCGGGAACGCTTTTTGCAAAGCCATTTGGAACTTGTCACGGCGATGTCGTTGTTCTCGGCTGTCGCTCTGGAGCAGGCTCGGTTGCGGGAAGAGATCGCGGCTGAGCAGGTTAAACGGCAACGATTGTCCCGTTATCACCCGGCGGCCGTTGTCGAGCAAATCTTGGCCCGCGCCGATGATCAAGAAATGATGGCCGAAGACCGGGTCGTCAGCGTGCTTTTCGCAGACCTGTGCGGTTTCACGACGCTCTCGGAAAAACTCAAGCCGGCCGATGTTGTTCGTCTGTTGAACACCGTGTTCGAGATGCTCAGTGAGTGCGTGTTTCTGCACAAAGGAACGCTCGACAAGTTCATGGGCGATGGCATGCTGGCGTTTTTCGGTGCTCCGCTGGAACAACCGCAGCATGCGTTGCATGCAGTCAAAGCCGCGTTGCAAATGCAGCTCGAAATTCAGCGATACAACGCCGCCAATCCCGACCAGCCGGATATCGGAATCCGCGTGGGGATCAACAGCGGACCAGCGGTCGTCGGAGACATCGGCAGCTTGACCCGCAAGGACTATACCGTCATCGGGGACACAGTCAATGTTGCCAGCCGGTTGGAATCTTCCGTCGCAAAACCGGGGCAAGTCGTGGTTGGTCCAGGAACAGAACAGTTGGTTGGCAGAAAGGTGGTTACTCAACCGCTCGTTCCCATTCAGCTGAAAGGCCGAGTCGAACCTGTCACCCCTTACCTCGCCATCCGGACGCGTAGCGAGTACGACACCAACGAAATCGACGTTGCGGTGGAACCTTGA
- a CDS encoding pseudouridine synthase, producing MVGPIESALSNDDDELQIRLQKFLAAAGFGSRRKCEEYITDGRVTIDGKPAVDLGVKVDPRSQTVAVDGERIKQEKKKYYVLHKPPGYVCTNHDPGGRPRAVDLIADDARLFSVGRLDENSLGLLLITNDGELANRLAHPRYAVPRRYQVHVAGKPNAETFKQLREGVWFNEGKFFVNHIERVRGQGNSTILEIELRQGRNREIRRLFARVGHKVMKLQRVTFGPVKLGNLGMGKYRPLREGELEDLKKLVQRQKANRSGGSKKPTSGKRKPTGKKGGGRKSSGKSTGSKHSSMKSSGRRGRRKP from the coding sequence ATGGTTGGTCCGATTGAATCTGCATTGTCGAACGACGATGACGAACTGCAGATTCGCTTACAAAAATTTCTCGCTGCCGCCGGTTTTGGTTCGCGGCGGAAGTGCGAAGAGTACATTACCGATGGGCGTGTCACGATTGACGGAAAGCCCGCAGTTGATCTTGGGGTGAAGGTCGATCCGCGATCGCAAACCGTCGCAGTCGATGGCGAACGCATCAAGCAGGAAAAGAAGAAGTACTACGTGCTGCACAAGCCGCCGGGTTATGTGTGCACGAATCACGATCCTGGCGGTCGCCCCAGAGCGGTGGACTTGATCGCCGACGATGCCCGTCTGTTTTCGGTCGGTCGGCTCGATGAAAACAGTCTTGGTTTGTTGCTGATCACCAATGATGGTGAACTGGCCAATCGGTTGGCTCATCCCCGGTATGCGGTGCCACGGCGTTACCAGGTACATGTCGCCGGCAAACCGAACGCGGAAACGTTCAAGCAGCTCCGCGAGGGTGTGTGGTTCAACGAAGGGAAATTTTTCGTCAACCACATTGAACGCGTCCGTGGGCAAGGCAACAGTACGATTCTGGAAATCGAACTCCGCCAAGGCCGCAACCGCGAAATCCGCCGCCTGTTCGCCCGCGTCGGTCACAAGGTGATGAAACTGCAACGCGTCACCTTCGGTCCGGTCAAGCTTGGCAATCTCGGTATGGGCAAATATCGTCCGTTGCGGGAAGGTGAACTCGAAGACCTCAAAAAACTCGTGCAGCGTCAGAAGGCGAACCGTTCCGGCGGTTCGAAGAAACCAACCAGTGGCAAACGCAAACCGACTGGCAAAAAAGGCGGCGGCCGCAAGTCATCAGGCAAGAGTACAGGTTCCAAACACTCGTCGATGAAGTCATCGGGGCGGCGGGGGCGAAGAAAGCCGTAG
- a CDS encoding carboxymuconolactone decarboxylase family protein → MSRIAPLPAAEAVEKTARTYERVCELLGTESVPEPFLAYGRVPAFLQDFFMNFKKFVVGSGALDEQKRTLIALCVCASAGCDVWANFFTERAKSQGFSDEQIAEALAVASTNYMYNTFFKFRDIAGTDVFEGMSVGLRAHTFHGTGFDDATVELINIAISDMNACKPCVSGHVKKARDLGVKDEAILETIQCAAVMLAGVQYLKAAGV, encoded by the coding sequence ATGTCGCGAATCGCCCCACTACCGGCTGCGGAGGCAGTCGAAAAAACCGCTCGGACGTACGAACGAGTCTGCGAACTGTTGGGCACGGAATCGGTCCCGGAACCGTTCTTGGCCTACGGTCGCGTGCCGGCATTTTTGCAAGACTTCTTCATGAACTTTAAGAAGTTCGTTGTCGGCAGCGGAGCGCTCGACGAGCAAAAACGCACGTTGATTGCCCTCTGCGTGTGCGCGTCGGCGGGGTGTGATGTGTGGGCGAATTTCTTCACCGAACGGGCGAAATCGCAAGGATTTTCCGACGAACAAATTGCCGAGGCCCTCGCCGTCGCCTCGACGAACTACATGTACAACACGTTCTTCAAATTCCGCGACATCGCCGGCACCGATGTCTTCGAAGGCATGTCGGTTGGCCTGCGTGCCCACACCTTCCACGGCACCGGTTTTGATGACGCCACCGTCGAACTAATCAACATCGCCATCAGCGATATGAATGCCTGCAAACCCTGCGTGAGCGGTCACGTCAAGAAAGCTCGCGATCTCGGCGTGAAAGACGAAGCTATATTGGAAACCATCCAGTGTGCCGCCGTCATGCTCGCGGGTGTGCAATACCTGAAAGCCGCCGGAGTCTGA
- a CDS encoding STM4012 family radical SAM protein: MALVSTLRYDEVIGSIAILRNPPIMTVVTDEAIPPTENPAIGSPYVSYAYSYPHKTAYRRLNPVVPLSTVWQEERRDGLFLYLHIPFCEHRCGFCNLFTAANPEDGLVGRYLRQLHAEAQQVRDSIGPRTFAQMAIGGGTPSFLTLPELQKLFGIVNDVMEATTGSVPLSFEVSPATIDREKLEWLRHTGVTRVSMGVESFDDATAHRMGRPQNRSRVEDAIELLQDIRFPTLNLDLIYGTPGQSTDDWLKDVSTAIRYSPEELYLYPLYVRPLTGLANREQTWDEQRLTAYRAARDLLLNTGYEQVSMRMFRRCSQMDSVATPDYHCQTDGMIGLGCGARSYSQSLHYSTEYAVRRNGVRAILGDYINRDAASFRSAQHGFHLAPDDRQRRFVVLSLLQAEGLSRREYQDQFQSDVLEHLPELQTLQTSELAVIDAERITLTPAGLERSDAIGPWLNSVTVRNHMREYELK, encoded by the coding sequence ATGGCTCTCGTTTCGACATTGCGGTACGATGAGGTGATTGGATCAATCGCGATTCTTCGAAATCCGCCCATCATGACCGTAGTGACCGACGAAGCCATCCCGCCCACCGAGAACCCAGCCATCGGTTCCCCGTACGTTTCGTATGCGTATTCCTATCCGCACAAAACTGCGTATCGCCGACTGAATCCCGTGGTGCCATTGTCGACCGTTTGGCAAGAGGAACGGCGTGACGGACTCTTCCTGTATTTGCATATTCCGTTCTGTGAACACCGATGCGGATTCTGCAACTTGTTCACGGCGGCCAACCCGGAAGACGGTTTGGTCGGCCGGTATTTGCGACAGCTTCACGCAGAAGCTCAGCAGGTCCGCGACAGCATCGGCCCGCGAACATTCGCACAGATGGCCATTGGTGGCGGCACACCTTCGTTTCTGACGCTCCCGGAATTGCAAAAACTTTTTGGCATCGTCAATGATGTGATGGAAGCCACCACCGGGTCGGTTCCACTTTCGTTTGAAGTCTCCCCCGCAACGATCGACCGAGAGAAACTGGAATGGCTCCGGCATACCGGCGTAACACGCGTGAGCATGGGCGTGGAGTCCTTCGACGACGCAACCGCTCATCGCATGGGCCGCCCGCAGAACCGAAGTCGGGTCGAAGACGCAATTGAATTGCTGCAGGACATCAGGTTCCCCACGCTCAACCTCGATTTGATCTATGGCACTCCTGGCCAATCCACGGATGATTGGTTGAAAGATGTCTCCACCGCGATTCGCTACTCGCCAGAGGAATTGTATTTGTATCCGCTTTACGTTCGCCCACTGACGGGATTGGCCAACCGCGAACAAACGTGGGACGAACAACGATTGACCGCGTATCGGGCCGCCCGTGATCTGCTCCTGAACACCGGCTACGAACAGGTTTCCATGCGAATGTTTCGTCGCTGCTCGCAGATGGATTCCGTTGCGACTCCCGATTACCACTGTCAAACCGATGGCATGATCGGTCTCGGTTGCGGCGCCCGATCGTATTCGCAATCGCTACATTACTCGACCGAGTATGCCGTCCGCCGAAACGGTGTGCGGGCGATTCTTGGCGATTACATCAATCGGGACGCGGCAAGTTTTCGGTCCGCTCAACACGGGTTTCACTTAGCCCCCGACGATAGGCAACGCCGGTTTGTGGTACTTTCCCTGTTGCAAGCGGAAGGGCTTTCGCGACGAGAGTACCAAGACCAATTCCAGTCTGATGTGCTGGAACATCTGCCAGAGTTGCAGACCCTGCAAACTTCGGAACTCGCGGTAATCGACGCTGAACGAATCACACTCACGCCAGCCGGTTTGGAACGCTCGGATGCCATCGGTCCTTGGTTGAACTCAGTCACGGTCCGCAACCACATGCGAGAATACGAATTGAAGTAA
- a CDS encoding NHL repeat-containing protein: protein MFKPKSYLLTLFFGVSICMAPLTVTAQDDEKPAAEEKPAAEEKPAEEKPAEKPAEEKPAEKPAEENPDVKPVEEKPADKPKEEKPADKPKEEKPADKPADKPKEDKPADKPEEKKPEEKPKTEDKPKTEDKPKTEDKPKPEDKPKTEEKPAEEAELVGRTVVINLDNPTGLAVSESGDIFIASHDGIHRFMPEPNTCPLAISGFPTDNYGKGPTYKIGPLGVAMLDANTIVVGDGSRPDGEELVRVYKIPEKHPGEYQKEDDAVYTFGPIKKGEQSARGEGNYYGVAIANGEIFVTNNGDDTKGWISKIAPKDGKWDDSKLEPFIATKEKVGVDAPVPVVTATEGPFKDHLIVGQMGEVSAPGDSLLTVYDPKTGDLVAKGEMDGLNDVCGLAYSPKTKKWYATDFSWVDAKAGALYELDVKAEDGKEGEAKTLKITKKKLMSLDKPTDAAFDKDGNLYVAIFGTAAEADNADQMSPGQVLKISADQFK from the coding sequence ATGTTCAAACCCAAATCGTATTTGCTAACGCTGTTCTTCGGTGTCAGCATCTGCATGGCACCATTGACGGTGACAGCTCAAGACGACGAAAAGCCAGCCGCTGAAGAAAAACCTGCTGCTGAAGAGAAGCCCGCCGAAGAAAAACCGGCGGAAAAGCCAGCTGAAGAAAAACCAGCTGAGAAACCGGCGGAAGAAAATCCCGATGTGAAACCAGTCGAAGAAAAACCGGCGGACAAGCCCAAAGAAGAAAAACCAGCGGACAAACCCAAAGAAGAGAAGCCTGCTGATAAGCCAGCAGACAAGCCCAAAGAAGACAAACCCGCTGACAAGCCGGAAGAAAAAAAGCCGGAAGAAAAACCCAAGACCGAAGATAAGCCAAAAACCGAAGACAAACCAAAAACGGAAGATAAGCCGAAGCCCGAGGACAAGCCAAAAACCGAAGAGAAACCAGCTGAGGAAGCGGAACTCGTCGGCCGTACCGTGGTCATCAATCTTGATAACCCAACCGGTTTGGCTGTCAGCGAAAGTGGAGACATCTTCATCGCCAGCCACGATGGAATTCACCGCTTCATGCCCGAGCCAAACACCTGCCCCTTGGCCATCAGCGGTTTCCCAACCGACAACTACGGCAAAGGTCCAACTTACAAGATCGGCCCGCTAGGCGTTGCGATGCTCGATGCCAACACCATCGTCGTGGGTGACGGCAGCCGTCCCGATGGCGAAGAACTCGTGCGTGTCTATAAGATTCCTGAAAAGCACCCAGGCGAATACCAAAAAGAAGACGACGCCGTTTACACCTTCGGCCCGATCAAAAAGGGTGAGCAATCCGCTCGCGGCGAAGGCAACTACTACGGTGTGGCCATCGCGAACGGTGAAATCTTCGTGACCAACAACGGCGACGACACCAAAGGCTGGATTTCCAAAATCGCTCCGAAAGACGGCAAGTGGGACGACTCCAAACTCGAACCATTCATCGCCACCAAAGAGAAAGTCGGCGTGGACGCTCCTGTCCCAGTTGTGACCGCTACCGAAGGCCCATTCAAAGATCATCTCATCGTTGGCCAAATGGGTGAAGTCTCCGCTCCTGGGGACAGCTTGCTGACCGTCTACGATCCCAAAACCGGCGACTTGGTTGCCAAAGGTGAGATGGACGGTCTGAACGACGTCTGTGGTCTAGCTTACAGCCCGAAAACGAAGAAGTGGTACGCCACGGACTTCTCTTGGGTCGATGCCAAAGCTGGTGCGTTGTACGAACTCGACGTCAAAGCTGAAGACGGCAAAGAAGGCGAAGCCAAGACTCTGAAAATCACCAAGAAAAAGCTGATGTCGCTCGACAAACCGACCGACGCTGCCTTCGACAAAGACGGCAACTTGTACGTCGCAATCTTCGGCACCGCAGCTGAAGCCGACAACGCCGATCAAATGTCTCCTGGCCAAGTCTTGAAGATTTCCGCCGATCAGTTCAAGTAA
- a CDS encoding STM4011 family radical SAM protein, with the protein MAADLTILYRGPLSSCNYACEYCPFAKHHETAAELATDRRALERFTDWVLNDAVGKLAIFFTPWGEALTRRWYHDAFRRLSHADHIQRVVAQTNLSGPLDWLRDTRTDRVALWCTYHPSETSRTGFLTRCKQLQDFGIQHSVGMVGRPQDFDEITVMRAELPPETYLWINAYDSGDGTKFPYSPTERNRLTEIDPYFPTNIVDHPSLGRDCRTGRSVISVDGDGTIRRCHFVRTPIGNIYDPDWQSALTSRPCPNNTCGCHIGYVHMPELGQEAIYGDEILARIPQTRVLEDSTAIPNR; encoded by the coding sequence ATGGCAGCCGACTTGACCATCCTGTATCGTGGGCCGCTTTCGAGTTGCAACTACGCCTGCGAATACTGTCCCTTTGCCAAGCATCACGAGACGGCCGCAGAACTTGCGACCGATCGTCGGGCCCTCGAACGGTTCACCGATTGGGTCTTGAACGATGCGGTTGGAAAACTTGCGATATTCTTCACGCCTTGGGGCGAAGCATTGACGCGACGTTGGTACCACGACGCGTTCCGTCGGCTATCGCATGCCGACCATATCCAACGGGTCGTTGCACAGACGAATCTGTCAGGTCCGCTCGATTGGCTCCGCGACACTCGGACCGATCGCGTTGCGTTATGGTGCACTTACCATCCGTCGGAAACCAGCCGAACAGGCTTTCTGACGAGATGCAAGCAATTGCAAGATTTTGGTATCCAACACAGTGTCGGGATGGTCGGACGCCCGCAAGACTTTGACGAAATCACCGTGATGCGTGCGGAACTTCCGCCAGAAACCTATTTGTGGATCAACGCCTACGATAGCGGTGACGGGACGAAATTTCCCTACTCACCCACCGAGCGGAATCGTCTCACGGAGATCGACCCGTATTTCCCGACGAACATCGTCGATCACCCGAGTTTGGGACGAGATTGCAGAACCGGTCGGTCGGTGATCTCTGTTGATGGAGATGGGACCATCCGTCGTTGTCACTTCGTTCGCACACCGATCGGTAACATCTACGATCCCGATTGGCAGTCCGCCCTGACATCGCGACCGTGCCCCAACAACACCTGCGGTTGCCACATCGGTTACGTCCACATGCCGGAACTTGGGCAAGAGGCAATCTACGGCGACGAAATTCTCGCACGCATTCCGCAGACACGTGTCCTCGAAGATTCAACAGCGATACCAAACCGATGA